In the genome of Armatimonadota bacterium, one region contains:
- a CDS encoding adenylyltransferase/cytidyltransferase family protein has product MDVSKLRSRDEVRRIIEEAKARGERVVFTNGCFDLLHPGHVVYLAQARELGDMLVLALNSDASVRSLKGPTRPIMNEQERALTMSGLASVSWIVLFDEKRVVGLLDELRPTVWAKGGDYTLDTLDQDERRMAESHGIEIALIPPVEGISTTGILERIEQAKQRG; this is encoded by the coding sequence ATGGATGTGTCGAAGCTGCGTAGCAGGGATGAAGTTCGCAGGATCATTGAGGAGGCCAAAGCCCGGGGTGAGCGCGTGGTCTTCACCAACGGCTGCTTCGATCTCCTGCATCCCGGCCACGTGGTCTATCTCGCGCAGGCCCGGGAACTGGGCGACATGCTGGTGCTCGCGCTCAATTCCGACGCTTCCGTGCGCAGCCTCAAGGGCCCCACGCGCCCCATCATGAACGAGCAGGAGCGCGCGCTAACCATGTCCGGGCTGGCAAGTGTGTCCTGGATTGTCCTGTTCGACGAGAAGCGCGTCGTTGGCCTGCTGGACGAACTGCGCCCCACCGTCTGGGCAAAAGGCGGCGACTACACCCTCGACACGCTGGACCAGGACGAGCGACGCATGGCCGAAAGTCACGGCATCGAGATTGCGCTGATCCCCCCGGTGGAAGGCATCTCCACCACCGGCATCCTCGAGCGCATTGAGCAGGCAAAGCAGCGGGGGTAG
- a CDS encoding MFS transporter → MPNQIEQQHPRPLVDDGDERVSICDVERRAGMNWITWDGILASLYVSLTGGVFLTGFALLVGASEVAIGVLSGLPRLSQLMQPLGAYFVERLHMRKRISVWVFGPARMLWLLVILLPLMGYHGGPSRVAMIVLFVVAIGSALLSGFAACSWLAWMADLIPEPVRGSFFGRRTMLAGAIGAVVCYLAGRYIDAWKEAHGDQDALGFLILFGVAAVLGLASWYTLIRCPEPEIDEEPEEEARPFMQTLVDAWGNANFRQLVYSIATLTFGVWVAGPFFSVYMIENLKLPYSLMNILGAFSSVGSLMMVRFWGALSDHFGNRPVMLTCMLGVAIVPLLWLPCATGTWWPLIIAHFAGGATWSGIYLAQMNLVFKLTPHYHKAVYIGIFYALTNLPSLLSPILGGYFLELTEDMSIQIGSWTFINHHFVFLASSLIRFMAVPLFHRVKEPRAKKVTHMMRVLSHIRSMNPAIGLHYTVVFMGAASSGTRKAAKAVRRTADRLIHGTGEPPEGADT, encoded by the coding sequence GTGCCTAACCAGATCGAGCAACAACATCCCCGACCCCTGGTGGATGACGGCGACGAACGAGTGAGCATTTGCGACGTCGAACGCCGGGCAGGGATGAACTGGATTACATGGGACGGCATTCTTGCCAGTCTCTACGTCTCCCTCACCGGCGGCGTATTCCTCACCGGCTTCGCTCTTCTCGTGGGCGCAAGCGAAGTGGCTATTGGCGTCCTGTCCGGCCTCCCCAGACTGTCCCAGCTCATGCAGCCCTTGGGCGCGTATTTCGTGGAACGCCTCCACATGCGCAAGCGCATCAGCGTCTGGGTGTTCGGCCCGGCACGAATGCTGTGGTTGCTGGTGATCCTCCTGCCTCTCATGGGCTACCACGGCGGCCCGTCACGCGTGGCGATGATCGTCCTCTTTGTGGTAGCAATCGGCTCTGCGCTCTTGTCAGGCTTCGCGGCGTGCAGTTGGCTGGCGTGGATGGCCGACCTCATCCCCGAGCCTGTGCGCGGCAGTTTTTTCGGCCGCCGCACAATGCTCGCCGGGGCCATCGGCGCGGTGGTCTGCTACCTGGCCGGGCGGTACATCGACGCCTGGAAGGAGGCCCACGGAGATCAGGACGCCCTGGGCTTCCTGATTCTCTTCGGGGTCGCCGCAGTTCTCGGGCTCGCCAGCTGGTACACTTTGATACGCTGTCCGGAACCGGAGATCGATGAAGAGCCCGAGGAAGAAGCGCGGCCTTTCATGCAAACCCTCGTGGATGCGTGGGGGAACGCCAACTTCCGGCAGCTTGTGTACTCCATCGCCACCCTCACTTTCGGTGTCTGGGTGGCAGGCCCTTTTTTCAGCGTATACATGATCGAAAACCTGAAGCTGCCCTACTCGCTCATGAACATCCTGGGCGCATTCAGTTCGGTGGGCAGCCTGATGATGGTACGCTTCTGGGGGGCGTTGAGCGATCATTTCGGTAATCGTCCCGTGATGCTCACCTGTATGCTGGGCGTCGCAATAGTCCCGCTCCTTTGGCTGCCGTGCGCGACGGGGACCTGGTGGCCGCTGATCATCGCACATTTCGCCGGCGGGGCAACGTGGTCGGGTATCTACCTGGCCCAGATGAACCTGGTCTTCAAACTCACCCCGCATTACCACAAGGCAGTCTATATCGGGATTTTCTACGCGCTGACCAATCTGCCGTCCCTCCTCTCCCCCATCCTGGGCGGCTACTTCCTTGAGCTCACCGAAGACATGTCGATCCAGATTGGGTCCTGGACGTTCATCAATCACCATTTCGTCTTCCTGGCGTCCAGCCTGATCCGGTTCATGGCGGTGCCGCTGTTCCACAGGGTCAAGGAGCCCCGAGCGAAGAAAGTGACCCATATGATGCGGGTCCTCAGCCACATTCGCAGCATGAACCCGGCCATCGGCCTGCATTACACTGTGGTGTTCATGGGCGCCGCATCGTCCGGCACGCGCAAGGCGGCGAAGGCCGTCCGGCGCACAGCGGACCGGTTGATCCACGGCACAGGGGAGCCTCCGGAAGGCGCCGATACGTGA
- a CDS encoding valine--tRNA ligase: MAFEMEKAYEPQNIERRIYQYWMDERVFDANVNPDKPSYCIVIPPPNVTGILHMGHALDNTIQDLLIRWKRMSGFEALWLPGTDHAGIATQNVTERLLAEEGITRHDLGREEFVKRTWQVKEKHHSHIVEQLKRFGSSLDWRRERFTMDEGLSRAVREAFVLLWEQGLIYRGDYMVNWCPRCATGLSDLEVEDTETAGHLWRIRYTEPGGGPGLVIATTRPETMLGDTAVAVHPDDERYKHLVGKTLILPLMGREIPVIADDYLDMEFGTGALKVTPAHDPNDLEIARRHNLPEVVVIGKDGRMTAEAGQYAGMERYECRKQVVADLEALGLLEGVEEHNHTIPHCSRCSTVLEPLVSTQWFVRMRPLADKGLRAVADGRVRFVPERWTKVYRDWLENIRDWPISRQLWWGHPIPVWYCDDCGEMICSREDPTRCDKCGSTNLRQDEDVLDTWFSSQLWPFSTLGWPDKTPELDYFFPTSVLVTAYDIIYFWVARMIMAALQLTDNIPFHDVFIHGLVRDEKGRKISKSLGNNIDPIELIDNYGADAMRFALTQLITHGQDLSLVEDRFVGARNFGNKLWNASRFVLMNLESAPADAQIDPALLTTADRWILSRHQKALAEVNRRLDRYDLAEAAGTLYEHVWNEFCDWYVELAKIALYSDDPARKQHTQAMLSDLLSSILRALHPFMPFITEEIWQRWRPQDGPIALQAYPLADDALVDDGIEAKMALMQEVLSGVRSMRGDFGIPRGTKAAVTLIAQDQTIAETLAPEGPAFRLLADVSELTVLTAPAQAPGGTVPGMAAGVELYLHLGDAVDVAAELARIDKQVAAAEKDIQRAEGKLGNEKFTANAPEAVVAKERAILEEARATLGKLKAQRAALEALEQ; encoded by the coding sequence ATGGCGTTTGAGATGGAGAAGGCGTACGAACCACAGAATATCGAACGGCGCATCTACCAGTACTGGATGGACGAGAGGGTGTTTGACGCCAATGTCAACCCCGACAAGCCATCGTATTGCATCGTGATCCCTCCCCCCAATGTCACCGGCATCCTGCACATGGGCCATGCGCTGGACAACACCATCCAGGACCTGCTTATTCGCTGGAAGCGCATGAGCGGTTTCGAGGCCCTGTGGTTGCCCGGAACCGACCATGCGGGAATCGCCACCCAGAATGTGACTGAGCGCCTTCTTGCAGAAGAGGGAATAACCCGGCACGATCTCGGCCGCGAGGAGTTCGTGAAGCGCACCTGGCAGGTCAAGGAGAAACACCACTCACACATCGTGGAGCAGCTCAAGCGTTTCGGCTCATCCCTGGACTGGCGGCGCGAGCGGTTCACCATGGACGAGGGGCTCTCCCGGGCGGTGCGCGAAGCATTCGTGCTGCTCTGGGAGCAGGGCCTCATCTACCGTGGCGATTACATGGTCAACTGGTGCCCGCGTTGCGCCACTGGGCTGTCGGACCTTGAGGTGGAGGACACTGAAACTGCGGGGCACCTGTGGCGCATCCGCTACACCGAACCGGGCGGCGGCCCCGGTCTGGTGATCGCCACCACTCGCCCTGAAACCATGCTGGGCGATACCGCGGTAGCCGTGCACCCCGATGATGAACGCTACAAACATCTCGTGGGCAAGACCCTTATCCTCCCGCTGATGGGCCGGGAGATCCCGGTGATCGCCGACGACTACCTGGACATGGAGTTCGGCACCGGTGCCCTCAAGGTGACTCCGGCGCATGACCCCAATGACCTGGAGATCGCGCGCAGGCACAATCTGCCCGAGGTGGTTGTGATCGGCAAGGACGGCCGCATGACCGCCGAGGCCGGCCAGTACGCGGGCATGGAGCGCTACGAGTGCCGCAAGCAGGTGGTGGCGGACCTGGAGGCCCTCGGGCTCCTGGAAGGCGTCGAGGAGCACAACCATACCATCCCCCACTGCAGCCGGTGCAGCACAGTGCTGGAGCCCCTGGTGTCCACCCAGTGGTTCGTGCGCATGCGTCCCCTGGCGGACAAAGGCCTGAGAGCGGTAGCGGACGGCAGAGTGCGGTTCGTGCCTGAGCGCTGGACTAAGGTGTACCGCGACTGGCTGGAGAACATTCGCGACTGGCCGATCTCGCGGCAGCTGTGGTGGGGCCACCCGATCCCCGTATGGTACTGCGACGACTGCGGCGAGATGATCTGCTCCCGTGAGGACCCGACCCGGTGCGACAAGTGCGGGAGCACCAATCTGCGGCAGGACGAGGACGTGCTGGACACCTGGTTCAGCTCACAGCTCTGGCCCTTCTCGACTCTCGGGTGGCCCGACAAGACGCCGGAACTGGACTACTTCTTCCCCACCAGCGTGCTCGTGACGGCTTACGACATTATCTACTTCTGGGTCGCCCGGATGATCATGGCGGCCCTGCAGCTTACCGACAACATCCCCTTCCACGACGTGTTCATCCACGGACTGGTGCGCGACGAGAAGGGCCGAAAGATCAGCAAGAGCCTGGGCAACAACATTGATCCCATCGAGCTGATCGACAACTACGGCGCAGACGCAATGCGCTTCGCCCTGACCCAGCTCATCACCCACGGCCAGGACCTGAGCCTGGTGGAAGACCGGTTCGTGGGCGCGCGCAATTTCGGTAACAAGCTCTGGAACGCCTCGCGCTTCGTACTTATGAACCTGGAGAGCGCGCCGGCAGATGCGCAGATCGACCCGGCGCTGCTGACCACCGCAGATCGCTGGATTCTCAGCCGGCATCAGAAAGCCCTGGCCGAGGTGAATCGGCGGCTTGACCGGTATGATCTGGCCGAAGCCGCCGGCACGTTGTACGAACACGTGTGGAACGAGTTCTGCGACTGGTACGTGGAGCTTGCGAAGATCGCCCTGTATTCCGACGACCCGGCGCGCAAGCAGCACACCCAGGCCATGCTGTCGGACCTGCTGTCCAGCATCCTGCGGGCACTGCATCCTTTCATGCCCTTCATCACCGAGGAGATCTGGCAACGCTGGCGACCCCAGGACGGGCCGATCGCGCTGCAGGCATACCCGCTTGCGGATGACGCCCTGGTGGACGACGGGATCGAGGCAAAGATGGCGCTGATGCAGGAAGTGCTCAGTGGGGTTCGGTCGATGCGCGGCGATTTCGGGATCCCCCGCGGGACGAAGGCTGCGGTGACGCTGATTGCGCAGGATCAAACCATCGCCGAGACCCTCGCGCCCGAAGGCCCGGCCTTCCGACTCCTTGCGGATGTGTCCGAGTTGACGGTGCTGACCGCTCCCGCGCAGGCTCCTGGCGGGACCGTGCCTGGCATGGCAGCGGGAGTTGAGCTGTACCTGCACCTCGGGGACGCGGTAGACGTCGCGGCGGAACTGGCCCGGATCGACAAGCAGGTGGCGGCCGCTGAGAAGGACATCCAGCGGGCCGAGGGCAAATTGGGGAACGAAAAGTTCACCGCCAACGCGCCCGAAGCGGTGGTGGCGAAGGAGCGCGCGATCCTCGAGGAAGCCAGGGCGACACTGGGCAAGCTGAAGGCCCAGAGAGCGGCCCTGGAGGCCCTTGAGCAGTAG
- a CDS encoding DUF5060 domain-containing protein yields the protein MRTAALSFALAVTLSIAGAQLAIEPGPEGNVTRITLDGQGVGQQVQMRIVKPGWNGAYAVLGNDSGVREVEAHAEGVWLFEGQLDCDGKPCAFRERIEPAGDGWRIACELTPSADLDTELVVVTIDLPTDGNAGQGSLYLHRNSAILRHALPATLPDPYHIASANPIKWCAWLLPGDVGLLIEPDGEGITGVSFQDNRKFNTNAFQAQFQVRETKGLKAGKTYRFGVTLRPFDAARLATYEQTIVDMNASVAVELKSAKPLALRGMTISPERPKDLNLVEIDLDLDATFDNPFDPEDIDVTAVFTGDEGRTVRVPGFYYQAYEWVETGGGGEFLRKVGEPSWKVRFAPPAADRYTVRVTVKDRTGTVTSEPVVFDCDASADPGFIRRAPEAPHYLEFDSGEPYFAVGENVCWTGVDNTRMYDTWFSSLGKSGGNYARIWLVRWNMGLEWTNQGHRQGYYYGLGKYSLDNAWRLDWVMESARRNGIYCMLALGYHGELQEAADYFNTQCWQWNPYNVANGGPCEKPADFWTNEQARKLYQQRLRYYVARWGWDTHILSWEFWNEVRAPAPWVDEMAKWFEANDPYGHLVTTTYGYDEVWRIPELDYTQAHTYGSDDTRHSTTPHIASLGREYTTNWQKPFMVGEFGIDWKRSDSDHDPKGLGTSLHNGMWASVMTRSFGTAAIWYWDGYVHPKNLYHEFTSIKAFVNSVPWNKCRFEFLDAEPVRVPSSGETPWTDITVQPLLGWGPSSHTDYAIRPDGTVEHNADFAATLFSDSKKDIKRPLRFHVTYPSQGRLIFRVASVSANAVLHIRVDGEEVFQKEFTTGPGEGEWQETKYYEQWGIWQSRYDKDYEVTIPAGEHVIEFENTGADWISIGRYTFTGCKDPSFADIDLLGLRTDDRVIGWFHDRQSTWYNDREGIIPGEISGARSILRGLTDGTYSIDWWDTRAGKVILNQIGECVDGNMPIVAPAFTRDVAFHAVKAEG from the coding sequence ATGCGAACCGCTGCACTCTCTTTCGCCCTTGCAGTCACGCTCAGCATTGCCGGCGCCCAACTCGCAATCGAGCCCGGGCCGGAGGGCAATGTCACGAGGATCACTCTTGACGGTCAAGGCGTGGGCCAGCAGGTGCAGATGCGCATTGTGAAGCCCGGCTGGAACGGTGCGTACGCGGTGCTGGGGAACGATTCCGGCGTCCGCGAAGTGGAAGCGCATGCCGAAGGCGTGTGGCTCTTCGAGGGACAACTGGACTGCGACGGCAAGCCCTGCGCCTTCCGCGAGCGCATCGAGCCGGCGGGCGATGGCTGGCGGATCGCCTGCGAACTGACCCCGTCAGCGGACCTGGATACCGAATTAGTGGTGGTCACCATTGACCTGCCCACCGATGGGAACGCCGGGCAAGGCTCCCTGTACCTCCACAGGAACTCCGCGATCCTGCGCCATGCGCTGCCGGCGACGCTTCCTGACCCATACCACATCGCTTCCGCTAATCCGATCAAATGGTGCGCATGGCTGCTGCCGGGCGACGTGGGCCTGCTCATCGAGCCCGACGGTGAGGGTATCACGGGAGTGAGCTTCCAGGACAATCGCAAGTTCAACACCAATGCCTTCCAGGCGCAGTTCCAGGTGCGCGAGACCAAGGGCCTCAAGGCGGGGAAGACCTACCGGTTCGGCGTCACTCTTCGGCCCTTCGATGCCGCGCGCCTTGCTACCTACGAGCAGACCATCGTTGACATGAACGCCTCTGTGGCGGTGGAACTGAAGTCCGCAAAGCCCCTGGCTTTGCGCGGAATGACCATCAGCCCCGAGCGCCCGAAGGACCTGAACTTGGTGGAGATCGACCTGGACCTGGACGCGACCTTCGACAACCCCTTCGACCCCGAAGACATTGACGTGACCGCGGTGTTCACAGGAGACGAGGGGCGAACCGTGCGGGTTCCGGGGTTCTACTACCAGGCCTATGAATGGGTTGAGACCGGCGGCGGGGGCGAGTTCCTGCGCAAGGTGGGCGAGCCCTCCTGGAAGGTGCGATTCGCACCACCAGCGGCGGACCGTTACACAGTGCGGGTGACGGTGAAGGATCGCACCGGAACCGTGACCAGCGAGCCGGTGGTGTTCGACTGCGACGCGTCTGCCGATCCGGGCTTCATCCGGCGCGCACCGGAAGCGCCCCACTACCTGGAGTTCGACAGCGGGGAGCCCTACTTCGCGGTGGGTGAGAATGTCTGCTGGACAGGCGTGGACAATACACGGATGTACGATACGTGGTTTTCCAGTCTGGGCAAGTCGGGCGGCAACTATGCGCGCATCTGGCTGGTGCGCTGGAATATGGGGCTGGAATGGACCAACCAGGGCCACCGGCAGGGATACTACTACGGCCTGGGCAAGTACAGCCTCGACAATGCCTGGCGGTTGGATTGGGTCATGGAGAGCGCCCGCCGTAACGGGATCTACTGTATGCTCGCCCTGGGGTATCACGGCGAACTTCAGGAGGCGGCGGACTACTTCAACACCCAGTGCTGGCAGTGGAACCCGTACAACGTGGCCAACGGCGGCCCTTGCGAGAAGCCTGCGGACTTCTGGACAAACGAGCAAGCACGGAAGCTGTATCAGCAGCGCTTACGTTACTACGTGGCCCGTTGGGGCTGGGATACACACATCCTGTCCTGGGAGTTCTGGAACGAGGTGCGCGCTCCCGCGCCTTGGGTGGATGAGATGGCCAAGTGGTTCGAAGCCAACGACCCCTACGGGCATCTCGTGACCACAACCTACGGCTACGATGAGGTCTGGCGGATCCCCGAGCTTGACTACACCCAGGCCCACACCTACGGCAGCGACGACACCCGGCACTCCACAACACCGCACATCGCGTCCCTGGGGCGCGAGTACACCACCAACTGGCAGAAGCCCTTCATGGTGGGCGAGTTCGGCATCGATTGGAAGCGCAGCGACTCCGATCACGACCCGAAGGGGCTGGGCACCAGCCTGCACAACGGCATGTGGGCCAGCGTCATGACCCGCAGCTTCGGCACCGCCGCCATCTGGTACTGGGACGGGTACGTTCACCCGAAGAACCTGTATCACGAGTTCACGTCCATCAAGGCTTTCGTGAACAGTGTGCCGTGGAACAAGTGCCGGTTCGAGTTCCTGGATGCCGAGCCGGTGCGCGTGCCTTCCAGCGGCGAGACGCCCTGGACGGACATAACTGTGCAGCCGCTCCTGGGGTGGGGGCCCAGCAGTCACACGGACTACGCGATTCGCCCTGACGGGACGGTGGAGCACAACGCGGACTTCGCCGCGACGCTGTTCTCGGACAGCAAGAAGGACATCAAACGGCCGCTGCGATTTCACGTGACCTATCCGAGCCAGGGCAGGCTCATCTTCCGCGTGGCCTCGGTCAGCGCGAACGCGGTGCTCCACATCCGGGTGGATGGGGAAGAAGTCTTCCAGAAGGAGTTCACAACCGGTCCGGGCGAGGGTGAGTGGCAGGAGACGAAGTACTACGAACAGTGGGGCATCTGGCAGAGCCGCTATGACAAAGACTATGAGGTGACCATCCCGGCGGGCGAGCATGTGATCGAGTTCGAGAACACCGGAGCGGACTGGATCAGCATCGGCCGATACACCTTCACCGGCTGCAAGGACCCGTCCTTCGCCGACATCGACCTGCTGGGCCTGCGCACCGATGACCGGGTGATCGGCTGGTTCCACGACCGGCAGAGCACGTGGTACAACGACCGCGAGGGGATCATTCCGGGAGAGATCTCAGGTGCCCGGAGCATCCTGCGCGGGCTGACAGACGGCACCTACAGCATCGACTGGTGGGATACCCGCGCCGGCAAGGTGATCCTGAATCAGATCGGCGAGTGCGTGGACGGGAACATGCCCATCGTCGCCCCCGCGTTCACCCGGGACGTGGCTTTCCACGCGGTGAAGGCGGAGGGGTAG
- a CDS encoding GNAT family N-acetyltransferase, giving the protein MTASPVTIRTFTREDIPFGMELKNLAGWNQLPDDWERFVAWEPEGCFVAQHEGVDAGTAITINYDNRFGWVGMVLVHPDMRRKGIGTALLNACIDYLESCGVDAVKLDATPMGKQLYDTIGFRDEYLIERRQAIAPDCPVPDCVAPLTEAYLDAVLALDFLAFGADRSRVIRALLADPGAPAFVCLNRGEVAGYTLGRRGMHADSIGPWCATGPDAALALLQAALAARAGKPVFLDISLANSHVLEMVGQFGFEKQRHLIRQFRGTNTCPGDTSLVYAIAGPEIG; this is encoded by the coding sequence ATGACCGCCAGCCCCGTGACCATCCGTACCTTCACCCGCGAAGACATCCCCTTCGGCATGGAGCTGAAGAACCTGGCCGGCTGGAACCAGCTCCCCGATGACTGGGAGCGATTCGTCGCCTGGGAGCCCGAAGGATGTTTCGTGGCCCAGCATGAGGGTGTCGACGCGGGCACTGCAATCACCATCAACTACGACAACCGTTTCGGCTGGGTGGGCATGGTTCTCGTGCATCCGGACATGCGGCGCAAAGGCATCGGCACCGCGCTGTTGAATGCCTGCATCGACTACCTCGAGAGCTGTGGTGTGGATGCTGTAAAGCTCGATGCGACGCCCATGGGCAAGCAGTTGTATGACACCATCGGATTCAGGGATGAGTACCTGATCGAGCGCCGGCAGGCGATTGCGCCGGATTGCCCGGTGCCGGACTGTGTCGCACCGCTCACAGAAGCGTATCTGGACGCAGTGCTGGCTTTGGACTTCCTTGCCTTCGGAGCAGACCGCAGCCGGGTCATCCGCGCACTGCTTGCCGATCCCGGGGCACCCGCTTTCGTCTGTCTGAACAGGGGAGAGGTAGCCGGCTATACCCTTGGCCGGCGCGGCATGCACGCTGACAGCATCGGCCCATGGTGCGCGACGGGACCCGATGCAGCGCTGGCCCTGCTTCAGGCGGCCCTTGCCGCACGCGCAGGAAAGCCGGTCTTCCTGGACATTTCGCTTGCCAACAGTCATGTCCTGGAGATGGTCGGCCAGTTCGGTTTCGAGAAACAGCGCCATCTCATCCGGCAGTTCCGTGGCACGAACACCTGCCCCGGTGACACGAGTCTCGTCTACGCAATTGCCGGGCCAGAGATCGGCTGA
- a CDS encoding trimethylamine methyltransferase family protein: MLLNRDQIVQINDASLRILAQTGIKVAVPRVQELLLKGGCTPGIDADVVRIPEPLIAEMLELAPTRFDLWAVDGSHASVGPGAQPMFWTGNALHIMDESGFRPLTEPDFVAWTRVTDHLENVFSAVAPTISEYPPWSRDFVGFRLLAENTRKHLRPCIYTPDGALAILEMASVLLGGVAFRERPITSFGYTIISPLHWSQPALELFIKSSGYGAPMMINAEPTAGSTSPVTLAGTLALANAEALSGVVILQLLEPGRPVVFNLGFSHTLDMRRAITRTGAPENGLLGMAGAQLAAFHGLPSASWASTESMIADAQAAAEFGQVALLNALGGVNIIWGVGQLESQRTVSPEQGVICNEIAGAVLRAWRGIEVSEETIAQDVITSIGHSADYLGHDHTLNHFRDELLMPALGFCGRREEWQTAGSQTQTDRARARVREILSQPAPEYLTEDQSAELLSIQESWMKQLAR, from the coding sequence TTGCTGCTAAACCGAGACCAGATCGTGCAGATCAATGACGCTTCGCTACGGATCCTCGCGCAGACCGGCATCAAGGTGGCCGTGCCCCGCGTCCAGGAACTTCTCCTCAAGGGCGGCTGCACCCCGGGTATTGACGCGGATGTGGTCCGTATACCCGAGCCCCTCATCGCAGAAATGTTGGAGCTTGCACCCACGCGCTTCGACTTGTGGGCGGTGGACGGCTCCCATGCATCGGTGGGCCCCGGTGCGCAACCCATGTTCTGGACGGGGAACGCCCTGCACATCATGGACGAGTCGGGATTCAGGCCGCTCACCGAGCCGGACTTCGTGGCTTGGACCCGGGTCACTGATCACCTCGAGAACGTCTTTTCCGCCGTTGCACCCACGATCTCCGAGTATCCCCCGTGGAGTCGGGATTTCGTGGGTTTTCGCCTGCTCGCCGAGAATACTCGCAAGCACCTGCGCCCATGCATCTACACGCCGGACGGTGCATTGGCGATTCTGGAGATGGCCTCGGTGCTCCTGGGCGGCGTGGCCTTCCGCGAGCGCCCAATCACCAGTTTCGGCTATACCATCATCAGTCCGCTGCACTGGTCCCAGCCGGCACTGGAGCTGTTCATCAAGAGCTCAGGCTACGGCGCGCCTATGATGATCAATGCCGAGCCCACTGCGGGTTCCACCTCCCCGGTGACTCTGGCCGGCACCCTTGCCCTTGCCAACGCAGAAGCACTCAGCGGCGTGGTGATCCTGCAGCTCCTCGAACCCGGGCGGCCCGTGGTGTTCAACCTGGGTTTCTCGCACACGCTGGACATGCGGCGGGCCATCACTCGCACCGGCGCGCCGGAGAACGGGCTTCTGGGTATGGCGGGGGCCCAACTGGCGGCCTTCCACGGCCTGCCCAGCGCCTCCTGGGCCAGCACCGAGAGCATGATCGCCGATGCCCAGGCTGCCGCGGAGTTCGGTCAGGTCGCTCTTCTCAACGCTCTTGGCGGCGTGAACATCATCTGGGGCGTGGGGCAACTTGAGTCCCAGCGAACCGTGTCACCGGAGCAGGGCGTGATCTGCAACGAGATTGCGGGCGCGGTGCTCCGGGCATGGCGAGGCATCGAGGTGAGTGAAGAGACCATCGCGCAGGACGTGATCACGTCCATCGGCCATTCCGCAGATTACCTGGGTCATGACCACACACTCAACCACTTCCGGGACGAACTCCTCATGCCTGCTCTCGGGTTCTGCGGCAGGCGCGAGGAGTGGCAGACCGCCGGCTCGCAGACCCAGACTGACCGCGCCCGGGCGAGGGTGCGCGAGATTCTCTCGCAGCCCGCGCCGGAGTACCTCACGGAGGACCAGTCCGCGGAATTGCTGTCTATACAGGAAAGCTGGATGAAGCAGCTGGCGCGATGA